A region of Deltaproteobacteria bacterium DNA encodes the following proteins:
- a CDS encoding ABC transporter ATP-binding protein, with amino-acid sequence MSADVKFDNIWVKFGSFVAARKVNLHIQQGEFFTILGPSGCGKTTLLRCVSGFQTPSEGRIYIGGKDMAGIGPNKRPTALIFQNLALFPLMSVRDNITFALEVRGVSKAKRLKKGEELLDLIALPDEGDKFVNELSGGQMQRVAIARAMAAEPDVLLLDEPLSALDLRLRQHMRTELRTIQQRVGITFIYITHDQGEALTMSDHVAVMREGCIDQIGEGTTIYDHPESAFVASFVGENNMFHGKVSRVEKGYSWVDTPHGCFRAKSAATKKGTLSVGDSAYVFIRPESLKFAANGDHENRVTAGVTQAEFEGNFWQVYFTLPGTEETIKLSMVNDGHAVDKKIGTQIDLGFDPELAIALPEGPLASE; translated from the coding sequence ATGAGCGCCGATGTCAAGTTCGATAACATCTGGGTAAAATTCGGCAGTTTCGTTGCCGCCCGGAAAGTCAATCTACACATTCAACAGGGAGAGTTTTTCACCATATTGGGCCCTTCCGGATGTGGTAAAACAACCCTTTTACGCTGTGTATCGGGATTTCAGACCCCTTCTGAAGGCCGTATCTACATTGGAGGCAAGGATATGGCTGGCATCGGTCCCAACAAAAGGCCCACCGCCTTGATCTTTCAGAACCTCGCTCTCTTTCCCCTGATGAGCGTCAGAGACAACATCACCTTTGCCCTTGAGGTAAGAGGCGTCAGCAAGGCCAAGCGGCTTAAAAAGGGTGAAGAGCTGCTGGATCTCATTGCCCTCCCCGATGAAGGCGACAAATTCGTCAACGAACTTTCGGGCGGCCAAATGCAACGGGTGGCCATTGCCAGGGCCATGGCGGCGGAACCGGACGTGCTTCTGCTCGACGAACCGTTGTCGGCACTGGATTTACGGCTGCGGCAACACATGCGGACCGAACTGCGGACCATCCAGCAGCGGGTTGGTATTACCTTTATCTACATTACCCACGACCAGGGCGAGGCTTTGACCATGTCCGATCACGTAGCCGTGATGCGCGAGGGCTGCATCGACCAGATCGGAGAGGGCACCACCATTTACGACCATCCCGAATCCGCTTTCGTGGCCAGTTTCGTGGGCGAAAACAACATGTTTCACGGAAAGGTCAGCCGGGTGGAAAAGGGCTATAGTTGGGTCGACACCCCCCACGGGTGCTTTCGCGCCAAAAGCGCTGCAACGAAAAAAGGTACGCTTTCAGTGGGGGATAGCGCCTACGTGTTCATCCGGCCGGAATCCCTGAAATTTGCCGCCAACGGCGATCATGAAAACCGTGTCACGGCCGGCGTCACCCAGGCCGAATTCGAAGGCAACTTCTGGCAGGTCTATTTTACCTTGCCCGGCACGGAAGAAACCATCAAGCTTTCCATGGTCAACGACGGTCACGCCGTCGACAAAAAAATCGGAACCCAGATCGACCTGGGATTCGATCCTGAACTGGCTATTGCGCTTCCCGAAGGACCCTTGGCTTCCGAATAG
- a CDS encoding ABC transporter permease, giving the protein MTYWKQFFQKNGKILSAYILIACFFWMVVMIILPQIFMIDFSFRTNVPPPKWGTAEHAYTLEHYKYMVYGSAKAQQSYNVVDLSVFFRTIWAAILVTVIDLSLCYPVAYYIAHVARGGWARLMAIALIVPFWINEILRAFAFKIMFGSTGVINNFLLWTGILTQPYDFIRNNWALWAGLSYAFILLMIFPIYNAVETLDTNQIEAARDLGSPWWRIHWRVVIPHAKPGISSGCTMVFMLTAGTLAAPQILGGPSSLWFTQIIYQAFNQAGNWARGSAYALVLLITCILFVLLVMKIFKVKLGEIAR; this is encoded by the coding sequence ATGACATACTGGAAACAATTCTTTCAAAAAAACGGTAAAATCCTGAGTGCCTATATTCTGATTGCCTGTTTCTTCTGGATGGTGGTCATGATCATCCTGCCACAAATTTTCATGATCGACTTCTCCTTTAGGACCAACGTGCCCCCGCCCAAATGGGGCACCGCGGAACACGCTTACACCCTGGAACACTACAAATACATGGTCTATGGCAGCGCCAAGGCCCAACAATCCTACAATGTGGTGGACCTGTCTGTTTTTTTTCGCACTATCTGGGCCGCCATCCTGGTAACGGTCATCGATCTGTCGCTCTGTTATCCGGTGGCCTATTACATTGCCCATGTCGCCAGGGGCGGGTGGGCACGGTTGATGGCCATCGCTCTGATCGTACCTTTCTGGATCAACGAGATCCTGCGCGCCTTTGCCTTCAAGATCATGTTCGGGTCTACCGGTGTGATCAACAACTTTCTTCTCTGGACCGGCATCCTCACCCAGCCCTATGATTTCATTCGCAACAACTGGGCCCTGTGGGCAGGATTGAGCTATGCCTTTATACTGCTGATGATCTTCCCCATCTACAATGCCGTGGAAACACTGGACACAAACCAGATTGAAGCCGCCCGGGATCTGGGATCCCCATGGTGGCGCATTCACTGGCGGGTGGTGATCCCCCATGCCAAACCGGGTATCAGTTCGGGCTGTACCATGGTCTTCATGCTCACCGCCGGCACGCTGGCAGCCCCTCAGATTCTGGGAGGACCCAGCAGCCTGTGGTTTACCCAGATCATTTATCAAGCCTTCAACCAGGCCGGCAACTGGGCCAGGGGATCTGCCTATGCCCTCGTTCTACTGATCACCTGTATCTTGTTTGTCTTGTTGGTGATGAAGATATTCAAGGTCAAACTGGGAGAGATCGCACGTTGA